One Halobacterium wangiae genomic window, CATTCCGAGGCGCGTAGAGCCTCGCGTCGCTCAGTCGTCGGCCCGAGCGCTCACTGCGTTCGCGCTCGGCAAAACTCGGCTCCGCTTCGCTCCGCCGAGTATGCTCATTTACCGCTGACCGCTACAGCGACCGCCGACCGCACTGTTACTCCTCGAACCCGTCCTCGAAGATGAACGTCCCGTCGCGCTGGACGATCTCGCCGTCCACCTCGATGAAGGAGTCCTCGCTCATGTCGGTGATCATGTCGACGTGGATGGCCGAGTCGTTCTGCTCGCGGTCCTCTCCGACGTTCTCGTCGTAGGCGCTGCCGAGCGCGAGGTGGACGGTGTCGCCCATCTTCTCGTCGAACAGCATGTTGTAGGTGAAGCGGTCGATGCCGCGGTTCATCCCGATGCCGAGTTCGCCGATTCGGCGAGCGCCGTCGTCTGTGTTCAGGATCTCCTCGAGGGCGTCCTCCTTCTGGCGGGCGGAGTACTCGACGACTTCGCCGTCCTCGAAGGTCAGGCGGGCGTCGAGGATCTCCTCGCCGCGCCACATCCGGGGCTTGTCGAAGCGGACGGTCCCCTCGACGCTGTCCGGCACGGGCGCGGTGAACGCCTCGCCGCCCGGCATGTTGTTGTCGTCGGCGTCGTTCTCGGCGATCATCCCGTCGACGGACATCGTGAGGTCCGTCTCCTCCCCGGAGACGATGCGCACCTCGCTGGCGTCGTCGAGGATCTCGACCATCTGGGCCTGAAACTCGCGCTGGGCGTCCCAGTCGCGGTCGACGGCGCGGTAGACGAAGTCCTCGTAGGCTTCCGTGCTCATCCCCGCCTTCTGTGCGTCCCCCGGTGCCGGATACTGCGTGCCGACCCAGCGCGTCTCTTTGAGGGCCTCCTGGAGGTCCTTGTTCTCGCGGCGCGCC contains:
- a CDS encoding aminopeptidase produces the protein MDERIRRHAEVLVDQCAAVERGDMVRVNAPAVAEDLVVAVYERLGEIGARPTLAWRNSRASRAFDRAMDPEDYTRSDHTLAMLEETDAYIGINGARNLAETSDVSPENMTAARRENKDLQEALKETRWVGTQYPAPGDAQKAGMSTEAYEDFVYRAVDRDWDAQREFQAQMVEILDDASEVRIVSGEETDLTMSVDGMIAENDADDNNMPGGEAFTAPVPDSVEGTVRFDKPRMWRGEEILDARLTFEDGEVVEYSARQKEDALEEILNTDDGARRIGELGIGMNRGIDRFTYNMLFDEKMGDTVHLALGSAYDENVGEDREQNDSAIHVDMITDMSEDSFIEVDGEIVQRDGTFIFEDGFEE